A window from Megalobrama amblycephala isolate DHTTF-2021 linkage group LG9, ASM1881202v1, whole genome shotgun sequence encodes these proteins:
- the LOC125274640 gene encoding E3 ubiquitin-protein ligase TRIM7 isoform X1, with the protein MDSDLFSEQELTCSICLDLFSQPVSTPCGHNFCQGCIGGYWASSSVCSCPLCKRVFEERPELSINRVFAHIAQKYKEMQYGGPPQAKPRQKAAMTGASLSEGEQILCDVCSGTKRKAVSSCLTCTASYCEIHVLPHRQTAFYASHRLLDPHEALRGRTCQEHGRLLEVYCRTDQKCICAICVLEEHRTHTTVSVQTERASKQRLLGRTELDLQTCIDNRNAQLTEMKSKLHALQSYSQAELSEVEQLLSDVTHSVHRIRTELVGGIEERREAVIGRGQGIVSQLESKLAQLQERRGRLEAQAVSDDHIGFLQSFEEANSPLQDSDTDLREVEEMTLRFSLGDVKAALGEIRERLDDIRAGEVHYRHPVSSLAESESMMSVRSLRRKEWSLKDLRKLKLVIKQPVQKHNPAANSKLGHKKVKGYLEDVTLNPTSAYPFLILSDDRKQLKRGEKLQFYRNSAQRFDVWSCALAKEGYESGRHYWEVKVGENKDWKLGVVRESAQRKGLFDMTPAVGYYALWWSGNHLRALTAPPLAKVKVTGHLRRIGVYLDCEEGQVIFYNAKTGSELYSFAAELSEKTFPLFGTGDKEIPLVLMSPFLSVPE; encoded by the exons ATGGACAGCGATCTTTTCTCCGAGCAGGAGCTCACCTGCTCCATCTGTCTGGATCTCTTCAGCCAGCCGGTTTCCACGCCATGCGGCCACAACTTCTGCCAGGGCTGCATCGGCGGCTACTGGGCGTCCAGCTCCGTCTGCAGCTGCCCTTTGTGCAAACGAGTGTTTGAAGAGCGTCCCGAGCTGAGCATAAACCGTGTGTTCGCACACATTGCCCAGAAGTATAAAGAGATGCAGTACGGCGGGCCTCCTCAAGCCAAGCCGCGACAGAAAGCCGCTATGACCGGAGCGTCGCTCTCTGAGGGCGAGCAGATCTTATGTGACGTCTGCAGCGGCACGAAGAGGAAGGCCGTCAGCTCCTGCCTCACGTGCACCGCGTCGTACTGCGAGATTCACGTTCTGCCGCACCGGCAGACGGCGTTCTACGCGTCCCATCGGCTGCTGGATCCGCACGAGGCCCTGCGAGGCCGAACCTGCCAGGAACACGGCCGACTGCTGGAGGTTTACTGTCGCACGGATCAGAAGTGCATCTGTGCCATCTGTGTGCTGGAGGAGCATCGCACACACACCACAGTCTCAGTGCAGACCGAACGCGCCAGCAAACAG AGACTCCTGGGAAGAACAGAACTGGACCTTCAGACATGTATTGACAACAGAAACGCTCAGCTGACTGAGATGAAGAGCAAACTACACGCCCTGCAG AGCTACTCTCAGGCCGAGCTGTCCGAGGTGGAGCAGCTGCTGTCTGACGTCACGCACTCCGTCCATCGCATCCGCACCGAGCTGGTGGGCGGGATCGAGGAGAGGAGGGAGGCTGTGATTGGCCGAGGACAAGGCATCGTCTCCCAGCTGGAGTCGAAGTTAGCGCAGCTGCAGGAGCGCAGGGGTCGACTGGAGGCGCAGGCCGTTTCAGATGATCACATCGGCTTCCTTCAG AGTTTTGAGGAAGCCAACAGCCCCTTGCAGGACTCAGACACGGATCTGCGTGAGGTGGAGGAAATGACGCTACGCTTCTCGCTCGGGGACGTGAAAGCGGCTTTAGGAGAGATCCGAGAGCGACTGGACGACATCCGCGCCGGAGAAGTGCACTACCGACACCCTG TGTCTTCGTTGGCAGAGAGTGAGAGTATGATGAGCGTCCGGTCTCTGAGGAGGAAGGAGTGGTCACTGAAGG ATCTACGGAAATTAAAATTGG TGATTAAACAGCCTGTCCAAAAGCATAATCCTGCAGCGAACAGCAAACTGG GACACAAGAAGGTTAAAGGTTATCTTG AGGACGTCACACTGAACCCGACCTCAGCTTACCCGTTCCTCATCCTCTCCGACGACCGCAAGCAACTGAAGCGCGGCGAGAAGCTGCAGTTCTACCGGAACAGCGCGCAACGCTTCGACGTGTGGTCCTGCGCGCTCGCCAAAGAGGGCTACGAGTCTGGACGCCACTACTGGGAG GTGAAGGTTGGAGAAAATAAGGACTGGAAGTTGGGAGTGGTGCGTGAATCTGCGCAGAGGAAGGGTCTGTTCGACATGACGCCCGCTGTCGGATACTACGCGCTCTGGTGGAGCGGGAACCACTTGCGCGCTCTGACCGCGCCGCCGCTGGCCAAGGTCAAAGTCACCGGTCACTTACGGCGCATAGGCGTCTATCTGGACTGTGAGGAGGGTCAGGTGATCTTCTACAACGCCAAGACCGGGTCGGAGCTGTATTCATTCGCGGCAGAGCTCTCAGAGAAGACGTTCCCACTCTTCGGCACCGGCGACAAGGAAATCCCGCTGGTGTTGATGTCTCCGTTCCTCAGCGTCCCGGAGTGA
- the LOC125274640 gene encoding E3 ubiquitin-protein ligase TRIM7 isoform X2: MDSDLFSEQELTCSICLDLFSQPVSTPCGHNFCQGCIGGYWASSSVCSCPLCKRVFEERPELSINRVFAHIAQKYKEMQYGGPPQAKPRQKAAMTGASLSEGEQILCDVCSGTKRKAVSSCLTCTASYCEIHVLPHRQTAFYASHRLLDPHEALRGRTCQEHGRLLEVYCRTDQKCICAICVLEEHRTHTTVSVQTERASKQRLLGRTELDLQTCIDNRNAQLTEMKSKLHALQSYSQAELSEVEQLLSDVTHSVHRIRTELVGGIEERREAVIGRGQGIVSQLESKLAQLQERRGRLEAQAVSDDHIGFLQSFEEANSPLQDSDTDLREVEEMTLRFSLGDVKAALGEIRERLDDIRAGEVHYRHPVSSLAESESMMSVRSLRRKEWSLKDLRKLKLGHKKVKGYLEDVTLNPTSAYPFLILSDDRKQLKRGEKLQFYRNSAQRFDVWSCALAKEGYESGRHYWEVKVGENKDWKLGVVRESAQRKGLFDMTPAVGYYALWWSGNHLRALTAPPLAKVKVTGHLRRIGVYLDCEEGQVIFYNAKTGSELYSFAAELSEKTFPLFGTGDKEIPLVLMSPFLSVPE, from the exons ATGGACAGCGATCTTTTCTCCGAGCAGGAGCTCACCTGCTCCATCTGTCTGGATCTCTTCAGCCAGCCGGTTTCCACGCCATGCGGCCACAACTTCTGCCAGGGCTGCATCGGCGGCTACTGGGCGTCCAGCTCCGTCTGCAGCTGCCCTTTGTGCAAACGAGTGTTTGAAGAGCGTCCCGAGCTGAGCATAAACCGTGTGTTCGCACACATTGCCCAGAAGTATAAAGAGATGCAGTACGGCGGGCCTCCTCAAGCCAAGCCGCGACAGAAAGCCGCTATGACCGGAGCGTCGCTCTCTGAGGGCGAGCAGATCTTATGTGACGTCTGCAGCGGCACGAAGAGGAAGGCCGTCAGCTCCTGCCTCACGTGCACCGCGTCGTACTGCGAGATTCACGTTCTGCCGCACCGGCAGACGGCGTTCTACGCGTCCCATCGGCTGCTGGATCCGCACGAGGCCCTGCGAGGCCGAACCTGCCAGGAACACGGCCGACTGCTGGAGGTTTACTGTCGCACGGATCAGAAGTGCATCTGTGCCATCTGTGTGCTGGAGGAGCATCGCACACACACCACAGTCTCAGTGCAGACCGAACGCGCCAGCAAACAG AGACTCCTGGGAAGAACAGAACTGGACCTTCAGACATGTATTGACAACAGAAACGCTCAGCTGACTGAGATGAAGAGCAAACTACACGCCCTGCAG AGCTACTCTCAGGCCGAGCTGTCCGAGGTGGAGCAGCTGCTGTCTGACGTCACGCACTCCGTCCATCGCATCCGCACCGAGCTGGTGGGCGGGATCGAGGAGAGGAGGGAGGCTGTGATTGGCCGAGGACAAGGCATCGTCTCCCAGCTGGAGTCGAAGTTAGCGCAGCTGCAGGAGCGCAGGGGTCGACTGGAGGCGCAGGCCGTTTCAGATGATCACATCGGCTTCCTTCAG AGTTTTGAGGAAGCCAACAGCCCCTTGCAGGACTCAGACACGGATCTGCGTGAGGTGGAGGAAATGACGCTACGCTTCTCGCTCGGGGACGTGAAAGCGGCTTTAGGAGAGATCCGAGAGCGACTGGACGACATCCGCGCCGGAGAAGTGCACTACCGACACCCTG TGTCTTCGTTGGCAGAGAGTGAGAGTATGATGAGCGTCCGGTCTCTGAGGAGGAAGGAGTGGTCACTGAAGG ATCTACGGAAATTAAAATTGG GACACAAGAAGGTTAAAGGTTATCTTG AGGACGTCACACTGAACCCGACCTCAGCTTACCCGTTCCTCATCCTCTCCGACGACCGCAAGCAACTGAAGCGCGGCGAGAAGCTGCAGTTCTACCGGAACAGCGCGCAACGCTTCGACGTGTGGTCCTGCGCGCTCGCCAAAGAGGGCTACGAGTCTGGACGCCACTACTGGGAG GTGAAGGTTGGAGAAAATAAGGACTGGAAGTTGGGAGTGGTGCGTGAATCTGCGCAGAGGAAGGGTCTGTTCGACATGACGCCCGCTGTCGGATACTACGCGCTCTGGTGGAGCGGGAACCACTTGCGCGCTCTGACCGCGCCGCCGCTGGCCAAGGTCAAAGTCACCGGTCACTTACGGCGCATAGGCGTCTATCTGGACTGTGAGGAGGGTCAGGTGATCTTCTACAACGCCAAGACCGGGTCGGAGCTGTATTCATTCGCGGCAGAGCTCTCAGAGAAGACGTTCCCACTCTTCGGCACCGGCGACAAGGAAATCCCGCTGGTGTTGATGTCTCCGTTCCTCAGCGTCCCGGAGTGA
- the LOC125274645 gene encoding nucleoside diphosphate kinase yields MAAKTERTFIAVKPDGVQRGLMGEIIKRFEQKGFRLVAMKFLQASEDLLKQHYIDLKDRPFYPGLVKYMSSGPVLAMVWEGLNVVKTGRVMLGETNPADSKPGTIRGDFCIEVGRNIIHGSDSVDSANKEISLWFKPEELVCFKSCAQDWIYE; encoded by the exons ATGGCTGCCAAAACCGAGCGCACCTTCATCGCCGTCAAACCCGACGGTGTGCAGCGCGGCCTGATGGGAGAAATCATCAAGCGCTTCGAGCAGAAGGGCTTCAGACTGGTGGCCATGAAGTTCCTTCAG GCGTCTGAGGATCTGCTGAAGCAGCATTACATCGACCTGAAGGACCGGCCCTTCTACCCCGGACTGGTCAAGTACATGAGCTCCGGGCCGGTTCTGGCCATG GTATGGGAGGGTCTGAATGTGGTGAAGACCGGAAGGGTGATGCTCGGAGAGACCAATCCCGCCGACTCCAAACCCGGAACCATCCGGGGCGATTTCTGCATCGAAGTGGGCAG gAACATCATCCACGGCAGCGACTCCGTGGACAGCGCCAATAAAGAGATCAGCCTGTGGTTCAAGCCGGAGGAGCTGGTGTGCTTCAAGAGCTGCGCGCAGGACTGGATCTACGAATAA